In the Paenibacillus sp. FSL H7-0357 genome, one interval contains:
- the cax gene encoding calcium/proton exchanger, which yields MKKWISPSLMVITFLLSAIGHYANWDHTLQFVVSAIAVIFVAGFLGRATESVAHYAGQRLGGFLNATFGNAAELIIAFFLVKEGLYDMVKASLTGSIIGNLLLVLGLSIFAGGMKFKVQNFNVTLAGLNGSLMIVAVIALFVPAMFFNTHSITEKDTDVLSLVVAGLLIAAYIAWLVFSMITHKKYLEDVTVDGDEELPNEHAPVWSKNKSILYLVLATVMVAFVSEWLVGTLETLTERFGFSELFVGAFLVAIIGNAAEHSAAIMLAMKNKIGAAVEIAVGSSLQIALFVAPVLIFASYFMGDTMDIVFTIIEIVAIAVSVFIAKSIIQDGATNWYEGLLLLVVYMILGVSFYLV from the coding sequence TTGAAAAAATGGATTTCACCTTCGCTAATGGTCATTACTTTCCTACTTAGCGCAATTGGTCACTATGCAAATTGGGACCACACCCTTCAGTTCGTGGTATCTGCCATCGCCGTCATTTTTGTGGCAGGCTTCCTCGGAAGGGCCACAGAAAGCGTAGCCCACTACGCCGGTCAGCGGCTCGGAGGTTTTCTTAACGCAACCTTCGGCAATGCGGCCGAACTGATCATCGCCTTCTTTCTGGTCAAGGAAGGGCTGTATGACATGGTTAAAGCCTCTCTCACCGGTTCGATCATCGGTAATCTGCTGCTCGTTCTCGGGCTCAGCATCTTTGCCGGCGGCATGAAATTCAAGGTTCAGAATTTCAATGTCACGTTGGCCGGACTGAACGGTTCCTTGATGATCGTGGCCGTCATTGCCTTGTTTGTTCCCGCTATGTTCTTCAACACCCACTCCATCACGGAGAAGGACACCGATGTGCTAAGTCTTGTTGTCGCCGGGCTGCTTATCGCTGCGTATATCGCCTGGCTGGTCTTCTCTATGATAACACACAAGAAATACTTGGAGGATGTCACTGTGGACGGCGACGAAGAGCTGCCGAACGAGCATGCGCCCGTCTGGTCGAAGAACAAATCCATTCTCTATCTTGTACTGGCTACAGTGATGGTCGCTTTTGTCAGTGAATGGCTGGTGGGGACGCTAGAGACGTTAACCGAACGTTTCGGGTTCAGTGAGCTGTTCGTCGGTGCATTCCTTGTGGCGATTATCGGTAACGCCGCGGAGCACAGTGCTGCGATCATGCTGGCGATGAAGAACAAGATCGGTGCCGCCGTGGAGATCGCCGTCGGCAGCAGCCTGCAGATCGCCTTGTTCGTAGCCCCCGTTCTGATCTTTGCCAGCTATTTTATGGGCGATACGATGGATATTGTGTTCACCATCATCGAGATCGTCGCCATCGCCGTCTCTGTGTTTATTGCTAAATCGATCATACAGGACGGTGCGACCAACTGGTACGAAGGACTTCTCCTGCTCGTTGTTTATATGATTCTGGGTGTCTCTTTCTACCTGGTATAA
- a CDS encoding Asp23/Gls24 family envelope stress response protein, whose protein sequence is MAEQLQLEMGNIRISNDVVSKIAGLAALETPGIAAMSGGLSEGWAKRLSGKNVQKGVTVEVGQLEAAVDLRIIVLYETPIHEVCRMLQQNVREAVESMTGLHIVEVNVKVEGVAFKNDEIS, encoded by the coding sequence ATGGCGGAACAACTTCAATTGGAAATGGGAAACATACGGATATCAAATGATGTCGTCTCGAAAATTGCCGGCTTGGCTGCCTTGGAGACTCCGGGAATTGCGGCCATGTCAGGCGGCTTGTCAGAAGGCTGGGCTAAGCGTCTGAGCGGTAAAAACGTGCAAAAGGGTGTTACCGTTGAAGTGGGACAGCTTGAAGCCGCAGTTGATTTGCGTATTATTGTTCTCTATGAAACTCCGATCCACGAGGTATGCCGGATGCTTCAGCAGAATGTGCGCGAAGCAGTGGAGAGCATGACAGGGCTTCATATTGTTGAGGTTAATGTCAAAGTGGAAGGCGTAGCCTTCAAGAATGACGAAATTTCGTAA
- the ftsW gene encoding putative lipid II flippase FtsW, producing MSSVKGKTTKKVSLPKRGTPDFQLLILTLLLVGFGLVMVFSASSSLTLASQKFGNDSLYFVKKQVVFVILGTIVMFTVMNIHYSKFKKWYVPIFILTLILLLVVAFTERINGAKSWLSIGKLGIQPTELAKLSIILYLSALISKKGERLRDLRTGYIPVMVIVGIVAGLIMMQPDLGSCLILVATSGLVIYAGGASMKHILGSIALLVLGVGLVMGAKTAIDSLSPPTSENIAANDYRKDRISAFLDPAQDASDSGYNIMQSLIALGEGGTTGSGFGQSVQKLHYLPYPYTDFIFAIIGEELGFVGTSIFLLLYLYFIWRGILIALRCTDPFGTLVGIGVMGLIAIQAFVNIGGVTKTIPLTGVTLPFISYGGSSLLVSMLCMGIMLSISRETNRPAKEEVTKSVTTVRGVRAR from the coding sequence TTGAGTAGCGTAAAGGGAAAGACAACCAAAAAAGTCAGCCTGCCCAAAAGAGGAACACCCGACTTCCAACTGCTTATTCTCACTTTGCTCCTTGTCGGCTTTGGACTGGTTATGGTTTTCAGCGCCAGCTCCAGTCTCACTCTGGCCAGTCAAAAATTCGGCAATGATTCGTTGTATTTTGTAAAAAAACAAGTTGTCTTTGTCATACTGGGAACCATCGTCATGTTTACGGTCATGAATATCCATTACAGCAAATTCAAAAAATGGTACGTGCCCATCTTCATCCTTACCTTGATTCTGCTGCTTGTAGTGGCTTTTACGGAGCGTATCAACGGTGCAAAAAGCTGGCTGAGCATCGGGAAGCTGGGCATCCAGCCTACCGAGCTGGCCAAACTCTCAATTATCCTTTATTTATCTGCACTCATTTCCAAAAAAGGCGAGCGGCTAAGGGATTTGCGCACCGGTTATATTCCGGTGATGGTCATTGTGGGAATTGTGGCCGGTCTAATTATGATGCAGCCGGATCTGGGCTCCTGTCTTATTCTGGTGGCTACCAGCGGGCTTGTCATTTATGCCGGGGGGGCCAGTATGAAGCATATTCTCGGTTCAATCGCCTTGCTAGTGCTGGGGGTTGGACTTGTCATGGGGGCAAAGACAGCAATTGATTCCTTGTCCCCGCCTACAAGTGAGAACATAGCCGCCAATGATTACAGAAAAGACCGGATTTCAGCCTTCCTGGATCCGGCTCAAGATGCTTCAGACAGCGGCTATAATATCATGCAGTCTTTGATTGCCCTCGGAGAAGGCGGAACTACAGGCTCCGGATTTGGACAAAGCGTGCAGAAGCTTCATTACCTGCCATATCCGTATACTGACTTTATATTTGCGATAATCGGGGAGGAACTGGGGTTTGTTGGAACCTCCATCTTTCTCCTGCTGTATCTGTACTTTATCTGGCGAGGCATTCTGATTGCACTCAGGTGCACCGATCCCTTCGGCACACTCGTCGGCATCGGAGTCATGGGGCTGATTGCCATTCAGGCCTTTGTCAACATCGGCGGGGTGACGAAGACGATTCCGTTGACGGGGGTAACCCTGCCTTTCATCAGCTATGGCGGTTCCTCTCTGCTTGTTTCCATGCTGTGCATGGGAATCATGCTCAGCATTTCGAGAGAAACCAACCGTCCCGCCAAGGAGGAGGTCACGAAATCCGTGACCACTGTCAGAGGTGTCCGGGCCCGCTAA
- a CDS encoding YugN family protein — MIFENTGLVGLKSDLLYLDESAAKAGFIRWQWEYYRATYDCKIEDQQNGGEYFLRINTRAVEGKLEKPDTILAIEAVYLGKATFPHGLEYTSPVPQPVLDTAAKRILELKELLEA, encoded by the coding sequence ATGATATTTGAGAACACGGGCCTCGTAGGATTGAAAAGCGATCTTCTCTATCTGGACGAAAGCGCGGCCAAGGCCGGGTTCATCCGCTGGCAATGGGAATACTATCGCGCCACTTACGACTGTAAGATCGAAGATCAGCAGAACGGCGGAGAATACTTCCTGCGGATCAATACGCGCGCTGTCGAAGGAAAGCTGGAGAAGCCGGATACCATACTTGCCATTGAAGCCGTTTACTTGGGCAAAGCAACCTTTCCCCATGGCCTGGAGTATACATCCCCTGTGCCGCAGCCTGTACTGGACACTGCCGCTAAGCGGATACTTGAACTGAAAGAGCTGTTGGAAGCTTGA
- a CDS encoding M20 family metallopeptidase encodes MDRLAIEQLLPEMVKWRRHLHRHPELSYQEKETSAYVAARLAEFGIEVRRSGAGYGLTGILKGTRPGKTVVLRADMDALNITEENSSEYASQNTGVMHACGHDGHTAMLLAAASYYSTRREEITGELRFLFQPAEEICPGGAQGMIAEGVLEGADAIYGLHLWTPLPLGTIGSAPGPLMASADEFFIDITGKGGHGGMPHRTIDSIVAGAALVTALQSIVSRSVDPLCPAVVSVGTIQGGSAQNIIAERCRITGTVRAFDEETRYLIRRRIEELTASIAAAYGAESKIDYLMGYPPLVNHEAEFNRFFRVAPEALGDSADVILMEKLMPAEDFSYYVKEIPGCFIFVGAGNPDKGAVYPHHHSKFDFDEEAMLHGAKLLVAMADSCLNE; translated from the coding sequence ATGGACAGGTTAGCAATCGAACAACTGCTTCCGGAAATGGTGAAATGGCGCCGCCATCTGCACCGTCATCCGGAATTGTCATACCAGGAGAAGGAGACGTCAGCTTATGTAGCGGCCAGATTGGCCGAATTCGGAATTGAGGTCAGAAGAAGCGGAGCCGGTTATGGACTGACAGGAATCCTTAAGGGAACGCGGCCAGGCAAAACAGTGGTCCTGCGCGCGGATATGGATGCCCTGAATATCACGGAGGAGAACAGCAGCGAGTATGCCTCACAGAATACAGGGGTCATGCATGCCTGCGGCCACGACGGGCATACAGCCATGCTGCTCGCCGCTGCTTCGTATTACAGCACCCGCCGTGAAGAGATCACAGGAGAACTGCGGTTTCTATTCCAGCCGGCGGAAGAAATTTGCCCCGGCGGAGCTCAGGGCATGATTGCCGAAGGTGTGCTGGAGGGGGCAGATGCTATATATGGCCTGCATCTGTGGACTCCGCTTCCACTGGGCACCATCGGTAGTGCCCCCGGACCGCTAATGGCTTCTGCCGATGAGTTTTTTATTGATATTACCGGCAAAGGCGGACACGGCGGCATGCCCCATCGCACCATCGACAGCATTGTGGCCGGTGCAGCGCTTGTCACTGCACTGCAAAGCATTGTCAGCCGTTCCGTTGATCCGCTATGTCCCGCTGTTGTCAGCGTGGGAACGATCCAGGGAGGCTCTGCCCAGAATATCATCGCGGAACGCTGCCGGATAACCGGAACAGTACGCGCATTTGATGAGGAGACGCGTTACTTAATCCGGCGGAGAATCGAAGAGCTTACAGCCTCTATAGCCGCAGCATATGGTGCGGAATCCAAGATCGACTACCTCATGGGTTACCCGCCGCTGGTCAATCATGAAGCGGAATTCAACCGTTTTTTCCGGGTGGCTCCTGAGGCACTGGGTGATTCCGCAGATGTTATCCTTATGGAGAAGCTTATGCCGGCGGAGGATTTCTCGTATTATGTCAAAGAGATTCCCGGCTGTTTCATCTTTGTGGGTGCAGGCAATCCGGATAAAGGGGCGGTTTATCCGCATCACCACAGCAAATTCGATTTTGACGAAGAGGCCATGCTGCATGGCGCCAAGCTGCTGGTGGCAATGGCTGATTCTTGTCTGAACGAATAA
- a CDS encoding CBS domain-containing protein has protein sequence MKTVKEVMTTHTATVTLLDNVYEVAVKMRDYDTGFVPVVDSNDGETLIGVITDRDLVLRGYADKHSGSTSVETVMSKEVITVSESASVDEAAELMASAQVRRLPVVQGKKLIGIVSLGDLAVKRIFADEAGEALSEISQRQLH, from the coding sequence TTGAAGACAGTCAAAGAGGTAATGACCACGCACACTGCGACGGTTACACTGCTGGATAATGTATATGAGGTTGCCGTCAAAATGAGAGACTATGACACCGGATTTGTTCCCGTAGTTGATTCTAATGATGGAGAAACATTGATTGGCGTAATTACAGACCGGGATCTTGTGCTTAGAGGTTATGCGGACAAGCATTCCGGATCAACCTCCGTGGAAACGGTGATGAGCAAAGAGGTCATCACTGTTTCCGAATCTGCATCTGTGGACGAGGCGGCTGAACTCATGGCTTCAGCACAAGTCCGCCGCCTGCCGGTGGTCCAGGGGAAGAAGCTGATCGGCATCGTATCGCTCGGCGATTTGGCGGTGAAGCGTATCTTCGCGGACGAAGCGGGAGAAGCGCTAAGCGAAATCTCGCAGCGGCAGCTGCATTGA
- a CDS encoding DNA repair helicase XPB, with translation MNGTGPCITRKDRTILLDCAHPGFEAARIALADYAELVKSPTAYHTYRITPLSLWNAAASGHTAENIISSLKKLSRWGLPAELEQEIGELMSRYGSLELYAHMGDPRYIILRANQPGLLDELEVNQSLQALGLRRHLPQESVCPAEQRGILKQELTRLGYPVLDYAGYREGQTLSLAWRGAEGLELEPEASFGLRDYQKEAVRMFRGIGGTGGSGVVVLPCGAGKTVVGLAVLEDLQCETLILTSSSTSVGQWRDELLRWTNLDTNAVGEYTGEKREVRPITVATYQILTFRRAKDGPFLHMNLFNERNWGLIIYDEVHLLPAPVFRATADIQATRRLGLTATLVREDGREGDVFSLIGPKCYDLPWKSLEKEGWIAAVDCIEMLIPMNSGLRSKYIYAGGKEQFRLAAGNPAKAAAAAKIIKSHTGAAVLVIGQYLDQLEQLAESLQAPLITGKTPQRERSQLYAAFNEGQLRVLVVSKVANFAVNLPDASVAIEVSGAFGSRQEEAQRLGRILRPKPGENKAYFYTLVSEDSREQDFALRRRLFLTEQGYDYAVRGVDTQEEAVL, from the coding sequence ATGAATGGAACAGGGCCCTGCATCACCCGGAAAGATCGGACAATCCTGCTGGATTGCGCTCATCCCGGGTTCGAGGCCGCAAGAATAGCACTGGCGGATTACGCGGAGCTGGTCAAAAGCCCAACCGCTTACCACACCTACCGGATTACACCATTGTCGCTCTGGAATGCCGCCGCTTCCGGTCATACAGCGGAGAACATTATTTCCAGCCTGAAAAAGCTCTCCCGCTGGGGGCTTCCTGCCGAACTGGAGCAGGAGATTGGTGAGCTGATGTCCCGGTACGGCAGCTTGGAACTGTATGCTCATATGGGGGATCCCCGCTATATTATTTTACGTGCCAATCAACCCGGACTGCTGGATGAATTGGAAGTGAACCAGTCCTTACAGGCTTTGGGTCTGCGGAGGCACCTCCCCCAGGAAAGCGTCTGTCCCGCTGAACAGCGCGGGATACTGAAGCAAGAGCTGACCAGGCTGGGCTATCCTGTGCTGGATTATGCCGGTTATCGTGAAGGGCAGACTTTAAGTCTGGCCTGGAGGGGAGCAGAGGGGCTGGAACTGGAACCGGAAGCATCATTCGGGCTTCGGGATTATCAGAAGGAAGCTGTCCGTATGTTTCGGGGGATTGGGGGCACGGGAGGCAGCGGTGTTGTCGTTCTGCCCTGCGGTGCGGGCAAGACGGTTGTAGGTCTTGCTGTGTTGGAAGATCTGCAATGCGAGACGCTGATTCTGACTTCAAGCTCTACCTCCGTAGGACAATGGCGTGATGAACTGCTGCGGTGGACGAATCTGGATACAAATGCCGTAGGGGAGTATACCGGTGAGAAAAGAGAAGTACGTCCAATCACTGTGGCAACTTATCAAATACTGACGTTTCGCCGGGCCAAAGACGGACCGTTTCTGCATATGAATCTGTTTAATGAACGGAACTGGGGACTGATCATTTATGACGAGGTCCATTTGCTTCCGGCTCCTGTATTCCGGGCTACGGCGGATATACAGGCGACCCGCCGTCTGGGGCTTACCGCCACGCTTGTCAGAGAAGATGGGCGGGAAGGGGATGTATTCTCCCTCATCGGTCCGAAATGTTATGATCTGCCCTGGAAGTCTCTGGAGAAAGAGGGCTGGATCGCCGCTGTGGATTGCATAGAGATGTTGATACCCATGAACTCCGGTTTAAGGAGCAAATATATCTATGCTGGCGGAAAAGAGCAGTTTCGGCTTGCTGCCGGGAATCCGGCCAAGGCAGCAGCTGCCGCCAAGATCATTAAGTCCCATACCGGTGCTGCTGTACTGGTCATCGGCCAATACCTGGATCAGCTGGAGCAGCTGGCCGAAAGCCTGCAGGCACCCTTGATCACTGGGAAAACGCCACAGCGGGAAAGAAGCCAATTGTATGCTGCCTTCAATGAAGGGCAGCTGCGGGTGCTGGTGGTCTCCAAGGTGGCCAATTTTGCCGTGAATCTTCCGGATGCCTCGGTGGCGATCGAGGTTTCGGGAGCCTTTGGTTCACGGCAGGAGGAAGCCCAGCGGTTGGGCCGGATTCTGCGCCCGAAGCCGGGTGAGAATAAAGCGTATTTCTATACACTTGTCTCGGAAGACAGCAGAGAACAGGATTTTGCTCTGCGGCGGCGGCTGTTTCTGACTGAGCAAGGCTACGATTACGCCGTCAGAGGCGTGGACACGCAAGAGGAGGCGGTTTTATGA